From Methanomicrobiales archaeon HGW-Methanomicrobiales-1, a single genomic window includes:
- the ablA gene encoding lysine 2,3-aminomutase, producing the protein MMQNTQEPMNAPEYWKDWRWQVRHRVKDIDTFQQLLGIKFSSAEKEELKKTIEKFPLSITPYYLSLIDVDDYKNDPIFKQAFPSPKELIVEHYELSDPLAEDKDSPCDCITHRYPDRVLFLVSNTCAMYCRHCTRKRKVGDVDSIPDRAKILDGIDYIRTHPEIRDVLLSGGDPFMLSDEYLDWILTEIRAIPHVEVIRIGSRVPVVLPFRITDNLVAVLKKHHPLWINMQFNHPKEMTESARAAVAKLADAGIPLGNQSVLLAGINDCPRIMKELIHQLVKNRVRPYYLYQCDLSEGISHFRTPVSKGIEIMENLIGHTSGFAIPRYVVDAPGGGGKIPVFPNYLLTWSVHKVVLRNYEGMICTYQEPENYDHITCDGDCAACKLQLNINRADESKIVGVAKLLADYDETTTLIPENNDRIERRTDDLE; encoded by the coding sequence ATGATGCAAAATACGCAGGAGCCAATGAATGCCCCGGAGTACTGGAAAGACTGGCGCTGGCAGGTACGGCACCGGGTCAAGGATATCGATACGTTCCAGCAACTCCTCGGAATAAAATTTTCATCAGCCGAAAAAGAAGAACTCAAAAAGACCATTGAGAAGTTCCCGTTAAGCATCACCCCGTATTATCTCTCGCTCATCGATGTGGATGATTACAAAAACGATCCGATCTTCAAACAGGCGTTTCCCTCTCCTAAAGAGCTGATTGTCGAACATTACGAATTGTCTGACCCGCTGGCAGAAGACAAAGACAGTCCGTGTGACTGCATCACGCACCGCTATCCGGACCGGGTCCTTTTCCTGGTCAGCAATACCTGTGCCATGTACTGCCGGCACTGCACCCGGAAACGCAAAGTCGGTGATGTGGATTCGATCCCGGACCGGGCAAAAATCCTGGACGGGATTGACTATATCCGCACTCACCCGGAGATCCGGGACGTCCTCTTATCGGGCGGAGACCCGTTCATGCTCAGCGATGAGTATCTCGACTGGATCCTAACAGAGATCCGTGCCATCCCTCACGTTGAAGTTATCCGGATAGGATCCCGGGTCCCGGTTGTCCTGCCCTTCAGGATTACCGATAATCTTGTGGCGGTCTTGAAAAAGCACCATCCCCTCTGGATAAACATGCAGTTCAACCACCCCAAGGAGATGACGGAATCCGCCCGTGCCGCAGTGGCGAAACTTGCCGATGCCGGTATCCCGCTCGGCAACCAGTCGGTGCTCCTTGCGGGCATCAATGACTGCCCGAGGATCATGAAAGAGCTCATCCACCAGCTCGTCAAAAACCGTGTCCGCCCCTATTATCTCTACCAGTGCGATCTCTCGGAAGGGATCAGCCATTTCCGCACGCCGGTATCCAAGGGTATCGAGATCATGGAGAACTTAATCGGTCACACGAGCGGGTTTGCTATTCCGCGGTACGTGGTCGATGCACCGGGCGGCGGTGGAAAGATCCCGGTCTTTCCCAACTACCTGCTGACCTGGTCGGTGCATAAGGTCGTCCTCCGCAATTACGAGGGAATGATCTGCACGTACCAGGAACCGGAAAATTATGATCATATCACCTGTGACGGCGATTGTGCTGCCTGCAAGCTCCAGTTAAACATCAACCGGGCCGATGAATCAAAGATTGTCGGTGTTGCAAAACTGCTCGCAGATTACGATGAAACAACTACCCTTATCCCGGAGAACAATGACCGGATCGAACGGAGGACCGATGACCTCGAGTGA
- a CDS encoding KamA family radical SAM protein has product MNPKYVTSISELDNLVGLAPKEREMMETVTERFPFRSNEYYLSLIDWKDGHDPIKKIVIPDARELKNGGISDPSCEKDYTKKPGLQHKYDQTGLLLLTDVCGGICRFCFRKRLFMSCERETVKDVSENIEYIREHKEITNILLTGGDPLTLETRQLESVLRQLREIEHVNIIRIGSKMLAYNPYRILNDPDLLSVLSRYSTPDKRIYLMAHFNHPRELTDVSKDAAEALRKAGVMVVSQTPILKGVNDDHETLTSLFRQLSFSGISPYYVFQCRPTTGNQFFQVPVEQSYEVLQKSWHACSGLAKRARFVMSHATGKIEIVGKTADHVFMRYHQAADSANIGKFMVFKSNPVARWFDDYRHALSDFQPKKFWLL; this is encoded by the coding sequence ATGAATCCAAAGTACGTTACGTCAATTTCAGAGCTCGACAACCTTGTCGGGCTCGCACCCAAAGAGAGGGAGATGATGGAGACCGTTACGGAACGGTTCCCGTTCCGCTCTAACGAGTATTATCTCTCGCTTATCGACTGGAAGGACGGGCACGATCCGATTAAGAAGATCGTTATTCCCGATGCACGGGAACTCAAAAACGGGGGAATATCGGATCCTTCGTGTGAAAAAGATTATACCAAAAAACCCGGCCTGCAGCATAAATATGACCAGACCGGCCTCCTGCTTCTCACTGATGTCTGTGGCGGCATCTGCCGCTTCTGTTTTCGGAAACGTCTCTTCATGTCCTGCGAACGCGAGACCGTAAAAGACGTATCAGAAAATATCGAATACATCCGTGAGCACAAGGAGATAACAAATATCCTGTTGACCGGGGGTGACCCGCTCACGCTCGAAACCCGGCAGCTCGAATCGGTCCTGCGCCAGCTCCGGGAGATAGAGCACGTCAATATCATCAGGATCGGCAGCAAGATGCTCGCCTACAATCCCTACCGGATTCTCAATGATCCTGATCTTCTTTCCGTCCTTTCGCGGTACAGCACACCGGATAAGCGCATCTACTTAATGGCGCATTTCAACCATCCCCGCGAACTCACCGATGTATCAAAAGATGCAGCAGAAGCGCTCCGGAAGGCCGGGGTAATGGTTGTCAGCCAGACCCCCATCTTAAAAGGGGTCAATGATGACCACGAGACCCTGACCTCACTCTTCCGCCAGCTCTCGTTTTCCGGTATCTCCCCGTACTATGTCTTCCAGTGCCGGCCAACGACCGGCAACCAGTTCTTCCAGGTTCCGGTTGAACAATCCTACGAAGTTCTCCAGAAATCCTGGCATGCCTGTTCGGGCCTTGCAAAAAGGGCCCGGTTCGTCATGTCCCATGCAACGGGAAAGATCGAGATCGTGGGAAAGACCGCCGATCACGTTTTCATGCGATACCACCAGGCCGCGGATTCTGCAAATATCGGGAAGTTCATGGTTTTTAAGAGCAACCCGGTGGCCCGGTGGTTCGACGATTACCGCCACGCACTATCGGATTTCCAGCCGAAAAAATTCTGGTTACTTTAA
- the ablB gene encoding putative beta-lysine N-acetyltransferase translates to MNQRLSVLQNCSQITMKQLPLSRRTMTGSNGGPMTSSDMVLHRGNSYVQHGHSNNRVYVMKLSPPDTHDIIRYADELVHKEGYTKIFVKVPESLVETFENAGYITEATVPDFFQGKEPAMFMAKYSDPDRKEVKESVKIADALAVAFEHTGERSSYNLPDGFSLMHAHAGNAEEIAALYRSVFKTYPFPITDPDFIRKSMQGNTRFFIIKKFHLLAAVASCEIDAENRNAEVTDFATGLLFHGRGFASTLLHAMEKELVKEGILLAYTIARASFGPINAIFAGAGYQFGGLLPNNTNICGSTESMNVWYKKLNEGSPGPEARSKTAEPGDCLNG, encoded by the coding sequence ATGAATCAAAGATTGTCGGTGTTGCAAAACTGCTCGCAGATTACGATGAAACAACTACCCTTATCCCGGAGAACAATGACCGGATCGAACGGAGGACCGATGACCTCGAGTGATATGGTCCTGCACCGGGGAAACAGTTACGTCCAGCACGGTCATTCCAACAACCGGGTCTATGTGATGAAACTCTCCCCGCCCGATACGCACGACATCATCCGGTACGCCGACGAACTCGTCCACAAGGAAGGCTATACCAAAATCTTTGTCAAGGTACCGGAATCCTTAGTGGAAACATTTGAAAATGCCGGGTATATCACCGAAGCCACGGTCCCGGACTTTTTCCAGGGTAAAGAGCCCGCAATGTTCATGGCGAAATATTCGGACCCCGACCGGAAAGAGGTCAAAGAATCGGTAAAAATTGCGGATGCATTAGCGGTAGCATTCGAGCATACGGGGGAAAGATCCTCATACAATCTGCCGGATGGATTCTCGCTGATGCATGCCCATGCAGGAAATGCGGAGGAAATAGCAGCATTGTATCGTTCGGTTTTCAAAACCTACCCGTTCCCCATTACGGATCCTGATTTTATCCGGAAGTCAATGCAGGGAAATACCCGTTTTTTTATAATTAAAAAATTCCACCTTTTAGCAGCAGTAGCTTCCTGCGAGATCGATGCAGAGAACCGGAATGCCGAGGTGACCGATTTTGCCACCGGCCTGCTCTTCCATGGAAGAGGTTTTGCCAGCACGCTCCTTCATGCAATGGAAAAAGAACTGGTAAAAGAGGGAATCCTGCTGGCCTATACAATCGCCCGGGCCAGTTTCGGGCCGATCAATGCAATATTTGCCGGGGCCGGATACCAGTTCGGGGGATTGCTCCCGAACAACACCAATATCTGCGGATCCACAGAGAGCATGAACGTGTGGTACAAAAAACTTAATGAAGGCAGTCCTGGACCAGAGGCCCGAAGCAAAACAGCAGAACCGGGGGATTGCCTGAATGGATAA
- a CDS encoding sodium:phosphate symporter — translation MNSWELLFAIIPGIILFLYGIEQFSREVQLAAGAYFRNLIQNLTRTPIRGTAVGAIVTAVVQSSTATTVITVGLVNSGIISFTASLGIIFGSNLGTTVTSQLVALNLTSFAPLLILAGFLIGIIGGKYKSFGRPIFYFGLVFFSLALISGVMEPYRTDPQLIEFMGMMDNVFLQIAFGFIITTIFQSSSVTTGLVVVMTQNGLLTPTMAIPILLGANLGTPTTALLVALRMNTAAKRAAVAHFLFNFLGVLLFLPFLTPFSAGVESLGGSPAQQVANAHLIFNLTCVFVFLALIRPFEQLVRKVVPGKDEDIVFVPRYLRHPLPEATADAFRMIEQEITHLLEISGNLLKELHLLLETPDKPSQRISQLKEYATYLDDQISDAVLEISKRDFAPEDTANISGLGRISKLSEVLADQTGDLYGIISQLQEKGITLSLESKLAIKLTIAHCEKNLAILAESFPDISDAADAAMRSQDEILRKEISRQYQQYLVRLTSGESPAGSNFSRAMFQVEGMAGTIREIRKSSRLMRKGWE, via the coding sequence ATGAACTCGTGGGAACTACTCTTTGCAATCATTCCCGGTATCATCCTGTTTCTTTATGGGATCGAGCAGTTTTCCCGGGAGGTCCAGCTGGCGGCCGGAGCCTATTTCCGGAACCTGATCCAGAACCTGACCCGCACACCCATAAGGGGAACTGCTGTCGGTGCCATCGTGACTGCTGTTGTCCAGTCAAGCACAGCAACAACTGTCATCACCGTGGGGCTGGTGAATTCCGGTATCATCTCCTTTACGGCATCACTGGGCATCATCTTCGGGTCGAACCTTGGTACCACCGTAACCTCCCAGCTCGTTGCCCTGAACCTGACCTCCTTTGCCCCGCTTCTCATCCTTGCCGGGTTTTTAATTGGCATCATTGGAGGAAAGTACAAGAGTTTCGGGCGACCGATCTTTTATTTTGGTCTCGTCTTTTTCAGCCTCGCACTGATCTCCGGGGTTATGGAACCCTACCGGACCGATCCGCAACTGATCGAATTTATGGGAATGATGGATAATGTGTTCCTGCAGATCGCATTCGGTTTTATTATTACTACCATTTTCCAGTCCAGTTCCGTAACTACCGGTCTCGTTGTGGTGATGACCCAGAACGGACTCCTCACCCCCACGATGGCAATTCCCATTCTTCTTGGTGCCAATCTCGGGACGCCGACTACTGCTTTGCTCGTTGCCCTGCGGATGAACACGGCAGCAAAACGTGCCGCGGTTGCCCATTTTCTTTTCAACTTCCTTGGCGTCCTGCTCTTCCTCCCCTTCCTGACACCCTTTTCTGCCGGGGTTGAATCGCTGGGAGGAAGTCCTGCCCAGCAGGTGGCAAATGCCCATCTCATCTTCAACCTTACCTGCGTGTTCGTCTTTTTAGCCCTCATCCGGCCGTTCGAGCAGCTGGTACGAAAAGTCGTGCCGGGAAAAGATGAGGATATTGTGTTTGTCCCGCGATACCTGCGTCACCCCCTACCCGAAGCCACCGCTGATGCCTTCCGCATGATTGAACAGGAGATAACACATCTTCTGGAGATTTCCGGTAACTTGCTCAAAGAACTTCATTTGTTGCTTGAAACTCCCGACAAACCATCGCAACGAATCAGCCAGTTAAAGGAATACGCCACCTATCTGGACGACCAGATCAGTGATGCGGTTCTTGAAATTTCCAAGCGGGACTTTGCACCGGAAGATACGGCAAATATCTCAGGACTGGGCCGGATATCCAAACTGAGCGAGGTGCTTGCAGACCAGACCGGAGATCTGTATGGGATTATTTCCCAGCTGCAGGAAAAAGGCATCACTCTCTCCCTCGAATCAAAACTGGCAATCAAACTGACGATTGCTCACTGTGAGAAGAACTTAGCGATCCTGGCGGAATCCTTTCCCGATATTTCAGATGCTGCTGATGCTGCGATGCGATCGCAGGATGAGATCCTGAGAAAAGAAATTTCCCGGCAGTACCAGCAGTATCTCGTACGGTTAACTTCCGGTGAGAGCCCGGCGGGGAGCAATTTTTCCCGGGCCATGTTCCAGGTGGAGGGGATGGCAGGAACCATACGGGAGATACGGAAATCGTCGCGTCTTATGCGAAAGGGTTGGGAATGA
- a CDS encoding ATPase, whose translation MTGSTAPAIAPGAWHTLPTDEVLKEFSVSEAGLSDAEAALRRKRYGKNTLPVKSPPGLAWIFLVQFKSPLIFVLLIAAVISAGIGDVKDAAFIFLVLLINAVIGAFQEYRAEQGAQALKSILHGSARVVRGGKERTIISDEVVPGDIVHLDAGSHVPADLRILHTAGLTIDESILTGESVAVEKRVGILELATPLAEQRNMAFAGTTVMTGIAVGMVTATGSGTEVGKIARSVSMTAVTKPPLIIRMERFSLRIGIAVLIASTVMAIIILSRGVPWIDVFFFAVALAISAIPEGLPVSITVALSIAASRLADRHVIVRHLAAVEGLGSCTVIATDKTGTLTLNQQTARIITLPSGEFYHVTGSGYTGEGQVLTRTNILPDDREKTRIIRLATSAVLASEGSLFPENEEWIHSGDTMDVAVLALTYKLGLDPDELRCCSIDERRIPFDSRWRYSAAFFPAEDGTRVAVKGGMEVILNHCRFMLTDEGEVPLDRVVVEAQVHELAHAGYRILVVADGIAPGVQDTPSSDDPIHSNLTLLGLVGFIDPVRPEVTESIQQCRHAGVEVVMITGDQPATAMSIARTLSIADDESQLMTGTELAAKATSDTGNLPEAIANIRVFARVTPEQKFFIVDALQKNGHYVAVTGDGVNDAPALRRANIGVAMGSGSDVAKDTASIILTDDNFTSIVAGIEEGRFAYDNIRKVTYLLISTGFAEVLLFTLSLVIGLPLPLLAVQLLWLNLVTNGIQDVTLAFEKGEDGAMKRKPRPPEEGIFNRLMVKETLLSASAIGLIAFGTWYWLLSSGWDETSARNLVILLMVLLENVHVFNCRSEYQSAFKIPFRANLLLIMGVIAAQGIHILSMYNPVMQDLLQIGPVSFEQWGILLGISCLILVVMELFKFVGKFRNNEPNVVS comes from the coding sequence ATGACCGGATCAACTGCACCCGCAATCGCTCCCGGAGCATGGCACACTCTCCCGACCGATGAGGTCTTAAAAGAGTTTTCAGTATCGGAAGCAGGATTGTCTGATGCGGAGGCAGCACTCCGCAGGAAACGCTATGGCAAAAATACCCTTCCGGTAAAATCCCCGCCCGGACTTGCGTGGATCTTTCTTGTGCAGTTCAAAAGTCCACTTATCTTTGTCCTCCTGATTGCAGCAGTCATCTCAGCAGGTATCGGGGATGTCAAGGATGCGGCGTTTATTTTTCTTGTACTTCTTATCAATGCCGTGATCGGAGCATTCCAGGAATACCGTGCTGAACAGGGAGCACAGGCCCTCAAGTCAATTCTCCATGGCTCTGCCCGTGTTGTACGGGGTGGAAAGGAGCGGACCATCATATCAGATGAGGTAGTCCCGGGGGACATTGTCCATCTTGATGCCGGATCCCACGTGCCTGCGGATCTCCGTATCCTGCATACGGCAGGTCTTACCATCGATGAATCCATCCTGACCGGGGAATCGGTCGCCGTTGAAAAACGGGTGGGCATCCTTGAGCTGGCAACCCCGCTTGCAGAACAAAGGAACATGGCCTTTGCCGGGACTACTGTTATGACCGGCATCGCGGTGGGCATGGTCACTGCAACCGGATCCGGAACCGAAGTCGGGAAGATCGCCCGCTCGGTGAGTATGACGGCAGTCACAAAACCTCCCCTGATTATCCGGATGGAACGGTTTTCTCTCCGCATCGGCATTGCCGTGCTTATTGCAAGCACCGTTATGGCGATCATCATCCTAAGCAGGGGAGTGCCGTGGATCGATGTCTTTTTCTTCGCGGTTGCCCTTGCGATCTCTGCCATTCCCGAAGGGCTCCCGGTCTCCATCACCGTTGCCCTTTCAATTGCCGCCTCCCGGCTGGCAGACCGGCATGTGATCGTGCGGCATCTTGCAGCCGTGGAAGGACTGGGGAGTTGCACGGTCATTGCTACGGACAAGACCGGAACCTTAACCCTCAACCAGCAGACCGCACGGATAATTACGCTACCTTCCGGGGAATTCTACCATGTAACCGGTTCAGGGTATACCGGTGAGGGGCAGGTACTGACCCGGACAAACATCCTCCCGGACGATCGCGAAAAAACCCGTATAATACGCTTAGCAACCTCTGCGGTTCTTGCAAGCGAAGGTTCCCTTTTTCCGGAAAATGAGGAATGGATCCATTCCGGCGATACCATGGATGTCGCCGTTCTTGCCCTGACGTATAAACTGGGTCTCGATCCGGATGAACTCCGCTGTTGCAGTATTGACGAGCGCCGGATACCGTTTGATTCCCGGTGGCGGTATTCGGCTGCATTTTTCCCTGCTGAAGATGGCACCCGAGTGGCAGTAAAAGGGGGTATGGAGGTGATCCTGAACCATTGCAGGTTCATGCTCACGGATGAGGGTGAAGTTCCTCTCGACCGGGTGGTGGTGGAAGCCCAGGTCCATGAACTTGCCCATGCCGGCTACCGGATTCTTGTTGTAGCTGATGGTATTGCCCCGGGTGTGCAGGATACACCATCTTCCGATGATCCGATCCATTCCAACCTGACTCTCCTCGGCCTTGTGGGGTTCATCGACCCGGTCCGGCCGGAGGTGACGGAGTCGATCCAGCAGTGCCGGCATGCCGGCGTGGAAGTTGTCATGATTACCGGTGACCAGCCGGCGACTGCAATGTCCATTGCCCGGACACTCTCGATTGCTGACGATGAATCGCAACTGATGACCGGAACCGAACTGGCTGCAAAGGCAACCTCCGATACCGGGAACCTGCCGGAAGCCATCGCCAATATCCGTGTCTTTGCCCGGGTGACTCCGGAACAGAAATTTTTCATTGTTGATGCCCTGCAGAAAAACGGGCATTACGTGGCAGTCACCGGGGATGGTGTGAATGATGCACCGGCGCTCCGCCGGGCAAATATCGGTGTGGCTATGGGATCCGGATCCGATGTGGCAAAGGATACCGCATCTATCATACTCACCGATGACAATTTCACCTCCATCGTTGCCGGGATTGAAGAGGGCAGGTTTGCCTATGACAATATCCGGAAAGTGACCTACCTTCTGATCTCAACCGGATTTGCCGAAGTGCTCCTGTTCACCCTCTCGCTGGTGATCGGACTCCCCCTCCCGCTGCTCGCTGTCCAGCTTCTCTGGCTGAACCTTGTCACCAACGGGATTCAGGACGTAACGCTTGCCTTTGAGAAAGGTGAGGACGGGGCAATGAAACGAAAGCCCCGCCCGCCCGAAGAGGGGATATTCAACCGTCTCATGGTGAAAGAAACGCTCCTGTCTGCCAGTGCCATCGGGCTCATCGCATTTGGCACCTGGTACTGGCTGCTCTCTTCCGGTTGGGATGAGACTTCAGCCCGGAACCTGGTTATTCTCCTCATGGTGCTTTTGGAGAACGTGCACGTATTCAACTGCCGGTCAGAGTACCAGTCAGCCTTCAAAATCCCGTTCAGGGCGAACCTGCTCCTCATCATGGGGGTCATCGCTGCGCAGGGGATTCACATCCTCTCAATGTATAACCCGGTCATGCAGGATCTCCTCCAGATAGGGCCGGTCTCCTTTGAACAGTGGGGCATCCTTCTTGGGATCTCCTGCCTGATTCTGGTCGTGATGGAACTCTTCAAATTCGTAGGAAAATTCCGGAATAATGAGCCGAACGTGGTGTCTTAG
- a CDS encoding plasma-membrane proton-efflux P-type ATPase has translation MNDTATPPEAAKFPVPAPGSKTGLASSEVIELRKQYGFNDIPEEKKHPLLKFLGYFWGPIPWMIEIAAILSAVISHWEDFAIILLLLMTNAVVGFFQERKAENAIELLKKQLAPNARVLRDGTWQEIPSRELVPGDLVHIRLGDIVPADAVLGTGKFLQVDESALTGESLPVEKMSGDTVYSGSIARQGEMDASVTSIGGNTFFGKTARLVQAKSPRSHFQAAVERIGNFLIILAIVLVSFVVIVSLLRSASFLDTIQFALILVVAAIPAALPAVMTVTLAVGAVALAKKEAIVSRLSAIEEMAGMDILCSDKTGTITQNSISIGDIRTFPGISEQDVIIAAARASKRESNDPIDMAIFSRYDRSTPVPGTPGPETLDFIPFDPVAKFSKATIRGPSGSTFEVAKGAPQAIASLAGADGTIASTLDEWVTGFAVKGFRALGVAQTDRSGKWQYLGIIGLFDPPREDSASTISEAKKLGVNVKMVTGDHIAIAEEIAGQVGLGRDILPRSALITGKGEDVRNQLEAADGFAQVLPEDKFQIVKVLQTGDHIIGMTGDGVNDAPALRAADAGIAVAGATDAAKSAADIVLTKPGLSVIIDAIQRSREIFRRMENYAVYRIAETVRVLIFLTLCIVVLNFYPVTALMIVMLAILNDLPIMMIAFDNAPVAPKPVRWQMNRILTLASILGIFGVISSFLLLWMAREYFHLAPDVIQTLIFLKLAVAGHMTIYLARTGQQHFWERPFPSLALFGTAEITQVAATFIAIYGVFVMTPIGWGLAMIVWGYALVAFVISDQIKVWLFRKIHPYS, from the coding sequence ATGAACGATACTGCAACACCGCCAGAAGCAGCTAAATTCCCTGTACCCGCCCCGGGATCCAAAACCGGGCTCGCCAGTTCGGAGGTCATCGAACTCCGGAAACAGTATGGCTTTAACGATATCCCGGAAGAGAAGAAACATCCCTTGCTCAAATTCCTCGGCTACTTCTGGGGTCCGATTCCGTGGATGATCGAGATCGCGGCAATCCTTTCAGCAGTTATTTCTCATTGGGAAGACTTTGCCATAATTCTCCTGCTGCTCATGACCAATGCGGTGGTCGGGTTTTTCCAGGAACGGAAGGCCGAGAACGCCATTGAACTTTTAAAAAAGCAGCTCGCTCCCAATGCCCGTGTGCTCCGGGACGGTACATGGCAGGAGATCCCGTCCCGCGAACTCGTGCCCGGGGATCTCGTCCATATCCGGCTGGGGGATATCGTGCCGGCAGATGCCGTCCTTGGCACCGGGAAATTTCTCCAGGTCGATGAGTCGGCACTGACCGGTGAATCCCTGCCGGTCGAGAAGATGTCCGGGGATACGGTCTACTCCGGATCGATAGCCCGCCAGGGCGAGATGGATGCGAGTGTCACTTCCATCGGGGGAAATACCTTCTTTGGCAAGACCGCCCGGCTGGTCCAGGCAAAATCCCCCAGAAGCCATTTCCAGGCTGCCGTTGAGAGGATTGGAAACTTTCTCATCATCCTTGCCATTGTGCTGGTCAGTTTTGTTGTCATTGTTTCACTCCTGAGATCTGCATCCTTTTTGGACACGATTCAGTTTGCCCTTATCCTCGTTGTTGCGGCAATTCCCGCAGCGCTTCCTGCGGTAATGACAGTGACCCTCGCTGTCGGGGCGGTTGCCCTTGCTAAAAAAGAAGCGATTGTCAGCCGGCTCAGTGCCATTGAAGAGATGGCCGGGATGGATATCCTCTGTTCCGACAAGACCGGGACCATCACGCAGAACTCCATCAGTATCGGGGATATCCGGACATTTCCCGGGATTTCTGAACAGGATGTGATCATCGCAGCAGCACGGGCATCGAAGAGAGAGAGCAATGATCCGATCGATATGGCCATCTTCTCACGGTATGATCGCAGTACTCCCGTGCCCGGCACACCCGGCCCTGAAACCCTGGATTTTATTCCCTTCGATCCCGTTGCCAAATTTTCAAAAGCCACCATCCGGGGACCTTCCGGCAGCACGTTTGAGGTAGCCAAGGGGGCTCCGCAGGCAATTGCGTCCCTTGCCGGGGCGGATGGCACGATCGCCTCAACGCTGGACGAATGGGTGACAGGGTTTGCAGTAAAAGGATTCCGTGCTCTCGGGGTAGCGCAGACCGACCGTTCCGGGAAATGGCAGTACCTCGGCATTATCGGGCTGTTCGATCCACCTCGCGAGGATTCCGCTTCCACAATCTCGGAAGCAAAAAAACTCGGCGTGAACGTGAAGATGGTGACCGGGGATCACATCGCCATTGCAGAAGAGATCGCCGGCCAGGTGGGCCTGGGCCGGGACATACTTCCCCGGTCTGCACTCATCACCGGTAAAGGAGAGGATGTGCGGAACCAGCTGGAGGCTGCTGACGGGTTTGCCCAGGTGCTTCCGGAAGACAAGTTCCAGATCGTAAAAGTACTGCAGACGGGTGACCATATCATCGGCATGACCGGTGATGGTGTAAATGATGCGCCGGCACTCCGGGCAGCAGACGCCGGTATTGCAGTTGCCGGTGCAACCGATGCAGCAAAGTCAGCAGCAGATATTGTGTTGACAAAACCCGGGCTCTCGGTTATCATCGATGCAATCCAGAGGAGCCGGGAAATATTCCGGCGTATGGAAAATTATGCGGTGTACCGGATTGCCGAGACGGTCCGGGTTCTTATCTTCCTGACGCTCTGTATCGTAGTGCTGAATTTTTACCCGGTTACGGCACTCATGATAGTCATGCTGGCGATTCTCAACGATCTCCCCATCATGATGATTGCGTTTGACAATGCACCGGTAGCTCCCAAACCCGTGCGCTGGCAGATGAACCGCATCCTGACCCTGGCATCAATTCTCGGGATTTTTGGAGTAATTTCAAGCTTCCTTCTCCTCTGGATGGCACGGGAATATTTCCACCTGGCCCCTGATGTTATTCAGACGCTCATCTTCCTCAAGCTTGCAGTCGCGGGTCACATGACAATTTATCTTGCCCGCACCGGCCAGCAGCATTTCTGGGAACGTCCGTTCCCCTCGCTTGCTCTCTTTGGCACGGCAGAAATTACCCAGGTGGCCGCAACTTTTATCGCCATCTATGGGGTCTTTGTCATGACGCCAATCGGGTGGGGACTTGCGATGATTGTGTGGGGGTATGCACTGGTGGCGTTTGTGATCAGCGATCAGATTAAGGTCTGGTTGTTCAGGAAGATCCATCCCTATTCATGA